In a single window of the Penaeus monodon isolate SGIC_2016 chromosome 3, NSTDA_Pmon_1, whole genome shotgun sequence genome:
- the LOC119588865 gene encoding uncharacterized protein LOC119588865 isoform X2 — protein sequence MRRVVLYLFAVSFVLAQCEAGGPLGAPIAAVMISGMIALKGAAIIGLLISGLVDDYEDGDYTENGDYEGAEDDGETATAPERWWYRKRRSVQDISATESHLLSVISQLDTHGCILKTMCYLQEGDSPDALTTEENVLVDLLSNGLTAFSKEVNATILLSMGEGLDTTSFEGGCDALFSKCPFGKELLKRLS from the exons ATGCGTCGGGTTGTTCTCTACTTGTTCGCCGTCTCCTTCGTGCTCGCGCAGTGCGAGGCGGGAGGGCCCCTCGGCGCTCCCATAGCAGCTGTTATGATTTCGGGGATGATTGCGCTAAAG GGAGCAGCAATTATCGGCCTCCTCATCTCCGGTCTGGTTGACGACTACGAGGACGGAGACTACACCGAAAACGGGGACTACGAAGGGGCCGAAGACGACGGCGAAACTGCAACGGCGCCCGAGAGATGGTGGTACAGGAAGCGGCGCTCCGTCCAAGATATATCCGCCACGGAATCCCACCTCCTCTCGGTCATCAGCCAGCTGGACACCCACGGCTGCATCCTCAAGACGATGTGCTACCTGCAGGAGGGGGACTCTCCGGACGCTCTCACGACGGAGGAGAACGTCCTGGTTGACCTTCTGTCCAACGGGCTGACGGCGTTCTCCAAGGAGGTCAACGCCACGATTCTTCTGTCTATGGGAGAAGGACTCGACACGACCTCTTTCGAAGGCGGCTGCGATGCCCTCTTCAGTAAATGTCCTTTTGGGAAAGAACTCTTGAAGAGGTTATCTTAG
- the LOC119588865 gene encoding uncharacterized protein LOC119588865 isoform X1: MRVAMRRVVLYLFAVSFVLAQCEAGGPLGAPIAAVMISGMIALKGAAIIGLLISGLVDDYEDGDYTENGDYEGAEDDGETATAPERWWYRKRRSVQDISATESHLLSVISQLDTHGCILKTMCYLQEGDSPDALTTEENVLVDLLSNGLTAFSKEVNATILLSMGEGLDTTSFEGGCDALFSKCPFGKELLKRLS, from the exons ATGCGTCGGGTTGTTCTCTACTTGTTCGCCGTCTCCTTCGTGCTCGCGCAGTGCGAGGCGGGAGGGCCCCTCGGCGCTCCCATAGCAGCTGTTATGATTTCGGGGATGATTGCGCTAAAG GGAGCAGCAATTATCGGCCTCCTCATCTCCGGTCTGGTTGACGACTACGAGGACGGAGACTACACCGAAAACGGGGACTACGAAGGGGCCGAAGACGACGGCGAAACTGCAACGGCGCCCGAGAGATGGTGGTACAGGAAGCGGCGCTCCGTCCAAGATATATCCGCCACGGAATCCCACCTCCTCTCGGTCATCAGCCAGCTGGACACCCACGGCTGCATCCTCAAGACGATGTGCTACCTGCAGGAGGGGGACTCTCCGGACGCTCTCACGACGGAGGAGAACGTCCTGGTTGACCTTCTGTCCAACGGGCTGACGGCGTTCTCCAAGGAGGTCAACGCCACGATTCTTCTGTCTATGGGAGAAGGACTCGACACGACCTCTTTCGAAGGCGGCTGCGATGCCCTCTTCAGTAAATGTCCTTTTGGGAAAGAACTCTTGAAGAGGTTATCTTAG